The region AACGCGAACGGCGAGCCACGGCCGGAACGTCCTATGCTTCTCCATCAGGGGAAGTCAGTGTCAAGTTGGATAAGAGTGAGAAGGGAGACTATACATCGTGAGATCCAGAATGTGGTCACTGTGTCCAATGTAGTTCTTGGCTTGGTACAGCCGGCTGCGAAAGACACAAGTCAGTCAACCGAGGAATTAGGAGCAGTCGCGATTTGGGGAAATAGGCAAACCTCAGAACACCGTTCTGTTTGATTAGCACCGTCTAAGCTAGCTTTGGCAAATTTGAAATGCACCGTGTACTATCTTGGAAGAGAAACGTTCAATTGTGCCAGACAGCTTACAAATAGCGAGGCggatggaggttgatgatgttgatgaggttgaaagTGGAGGTCATGTTTGATGCTGGGGGTGCATGCTGCACAGTGTCGGTGGCGCTTGCCCCTTTTGGCCAGATGGGAGGTAACAAGACTGCAAACTCGAGAATCGTCAATGAATTCAATAAAAGGATCCTTTCTAAGCATCTTTCAATATTGTGGCGATGGGTTGTGGAAATCTGTGCTCTACCCATTCAACGCCCTCCtacacatcaacaccacacgATACAagcctcctccaacaccaccaaatccatccaccgccaacatctccCCCCAatcctcaccatccacctTGCCCAGCCCCCAACGCCCCAaaaccaagtccaagacATCTACATCGCCAAAACCAGCCCTTCGATACACCCCATACCCTACCGGAGTGCTGGTCAGCCAGCAGTCCAATCCCTCACGGTCCGCCAAATCCGTGCCCCAGCCCACCAGAGCAGAGCCAGCACCAAGTCCTCGTCTCGTTGGACTAACAGCCAAAATGGTCAGAATGCAATGCCGTCTCGCCTCACGCTCAATGTACCGTTGTCGAAGCTCGTGGCACCCTCCGAAAAAGGCCTGTGCTAGACCCAGGTTTGATCCCTCGTCGAGAGAAGAAGTCGATACAGTCGTGGGACCCTGCGCGGACTTTGCTGGATCCGGGTAGAACAGCCACTTTGCAAAGCCGATCAACGTGCTGGGCGTTTGGCATGGCCGGTCACCAGACGTATTGGAGGGCATGGAAGCCGGATTGGAGCAATTGTCCACCAGCTCGGCTACTACGTATCTCACTGTGCTGGAGTTACCTGCCCTGAGATCGCTTTCCATGCCAGCTTGCATGGAAGCTCGACCTGCTTCGCTAAAACCCGTCTGTCCATGGAGGCCGCGGGCAATGGGACCAGAGGCAAAGGCTTCCATGCAAATTTGGGCCATGGCCGGAGCGTCACTGGGATTGGCTTCCCGAAGGCGAAAGATGCTGTCCTGCCCATCGGGGAGTAGGCTACCGCTGGGAGTCATCATGACGGAAACAGAGGCTCACGGTGTGATGGGGAGTGGTGGGAATTCACAAACAGACAGACACTGTGCAATGATTTTCTAACTTTTCGACAAGGTACAGGAAAGAcgttggtggtgattgttATCTGAGCACGAGATCCAGCAAAAGCAGATTGTTGATTCAGGGAGAGGACTTGGTGGGAAAGTTGTTTCATATAAGACTGGCGGTGTCCGCTGCTGCCTACGCGGCTGAACAATTTCTATCCAGCACCATGTCAGACTCAACACCATTTAGCCGATCCAATTTACGCCGTAATCTATAAATGGTCCTCATTCGGTTTAGATGACAAAATCCGCTTCCGAAATGGATCCTTTGCGGCGCAGAACAACTGGCGCCCTCATGGCACAATGACACAAAAGATCCACCCTGACGGAGCCCAAGCCAACACAGACTACACGCGACCATCCCGAGCCATGAAAATACTTCCAAGGCACACGCATCATCTACAAGCCAAACACGGTACAAACATTCAAGTCCAAGCACAATCCCCACCCATCACAACTTGGCAACCGGCTCATCCAACTCTTCCACCTTTTGGAACCTATAGAAATACTCCAAGCTACCCGGATTCAACAGGGTACCACTCGGCTTCACCGTCTTCCCTGAAATGATACTCTTTACCGGCAACTCGACCTTCTTCCCGTTCACAGTGACGGGGATTTCGGGTACTTGAAAGATGTACTTGGGCACATGCCTCTTGGTCAactccttggcaatggtgtCCTTGATGCTTCTGaccatcttcttgtccagctcgTGGCCTTGCTTCATaatcaagaacaagacgACCCGCTCATCAAGGTCGCTCGGGCGTCGTTGTCCTACGCACAGAGACTCGGCAACCTGGGCGGGGAAGCACCTCTCGAGGACGGCATAGATGTCGGAGCTGCCAAACCGGATACCGCTAGGGTTGAGGACGCCGTCTGATCGACCGAGCATGAGCATGCCTCCAGTCTTGGGGTGGAAGACGCAAAAGTCGCCCTGCGCCCAGACCTTGTTGAAGCGGTCAAAGTAGGCCCCGCGGTACTTCTTACCGGGCGAGGGCGCGTCGTCGTTCCACAGGAATAGAGGCACGTTGGGGAAAGCAGCCGTGGCAACTAGGTCGCCCGCCTGACCAAGCGGAAGTGGTTTGCCGTCGCTGCCGTCGGGGAGATCGTGGTCGTAGACGGCAATGGGGACGCCGAGCGAGCCACCGACGCAACCGCCTACGTGGACGGGGGTGAGAGGGTTCTCGAGAACAAAGCAGCCAGCCTGGACGCAGAAGTTAGTTGAGGCACGAGAGACAACTGAAAAAAAGATGCGGAAACAGGGGAGGGTTGCCTTACAATGTCGGTACCTCcagagatgttggcgagCTGGACCTGTGGTGGAAACGCCACGTCGTAGAACCATTCAAACATTTGGTCCGGCAACACCATGCCTGTGCTGACGACTCTTCGCAGCTTGGACAGGTCAGCCACCTTTCTAGGCGCAATGTCGCGCTTCATCAGCTCCGTCATCCATCTCGGACTGAGGCCCAGTGTCGTCACGCCCTGCTGCTCTGCAATCTTCAGCAAGACGGTGGGATCAGGGATGAACGGCGAGCCGTCGTACAACACGGCCCTGGCCCCCAAGGCCAACTGCGACACGCTGGACAGGTACATGATCCATCCGGTGGTGGTGTATTGCAGCCCAACGTCATCTGGAGTGACGCAACGGTGTAGAATGCCCTCCTTGCGTGTGCTTATGAGGAGAGGTCCCACCCCGTGGACAATTGCTTTTGGAATACCAGTCGTTCCAGAGGAATAGTAGACAATCATGGGGTCCTGGAAGCCGATGCGAACCATGGGAGGCGGCTGCTTGTATCCCTTGGAAAGGAGAAAGTCGTCGAATCGCTCCgtgttggagatgttgtcCGTAGAATAAGGCTGCTTAAAACGCTGAACGACGACAATCTTTTTGAAAGACGGACATTCTTGCAGTCCCTCCATGACTCCTTGAATCTTGTCACGCAGATCAATTGTTTTACCATTGTACATGGCGCCATCGTCGAAAAAGACAAACTGTCATGACACCCGTCAGCCGCGTAGCTCCCTACCCTCCGGCCAGTGCCTCCTCGGTGGCCAGTGATGCAAAGGCTGCCGAAAAACTCACCTTGGGATCAATCTGCACCGTCCTCTGCAGCAACCCACCGACCCCCATATCAGTCGAGCTACTACTGAACAACCCACCCAGCCAGGTCGTTGCCAAAAACACAAGCAGAGTCGTGGCCGAGTGTGCTCCCACCATGACGACTCGATCTCCCCTCTCGACGCCcctctccttcaacgccgTCGCCAGTTCGGCCACCCTCCTCCGCAGCTCAGCCCACGTCATGTGCCGAACCTCGGTGTTGCCCTCGCGCACTTCGGTGAGCGCAATCTTGGAGTCCTCCTTGTTCAGCTGGGTCCTCGTACCAGGGGCATCATTGGCGCTACGGCTCCAGAGAAAGTTCTCTGCCCAGTTGAGCTTGATTCCTTCAAACCAAGCCGGGAGCTGGGAGACGGGGACAGACTCGTCAACAGGCTGGGTGTAGCTGCCGGAGTGGATAAAAGGCATGGTTTCCCACACCAGGGACCAGAATTGGTTGCGGTTAGAGCAGGACCATTCATACAGAGACGGGAAGTCCTACACATGTTCTGTTAGATATTCGAGTCCATGGAGGGGGATGTGTCTTGAACTCGCCTGCATATTCAATCCATATTTTGCGTTGGCATCCTGCATAAACGCCCACATGGCGGTGCTCTTGGGATCCGGGTGCTCCCAGAGCTTCCTGGGCGCCGTCTCAAAGTCCATGGTGTCTAAAGGAGAAATGAAGaacacaaaacaaaagacaaTTCCCTTCTCTAGATGTCAGTCTACACTCGGGCTTGTCGCGTAGTACCGTGCTTCTCGAAGTTGTGCAAcgagaagttgaagaggtGCGGCTTCGGAGACGTAGCTTATAAACAGCCGGGTCGTCGTCGGCCCAAAGCATGCAATTCGATTTCCCATTTTGCAAGGATTCCCCATTCCCTCCCGGCCAACGTAGGTCGACAGCCACGGGTGCTTGAACAAGATTGGCCAATCTGGCCCGCCGGGGGGAATGGTAACCTCGGGAATGGATGGGTACACAATGTCGGGGGCGCACGTTGGATCCGGTGCGGTTTGTGGGATTATGAGCCTAGTGCGTGGTGTGCGGGGTCTATCTGGTTTCCCTTGACTTCCCCACGCTTGATGTTGGACAGCATTGGTTCGGCAAGACATCGGGGTTGTTCCGAGCTGGAACCACCTTTCGGCACACCGACAAGTTGCTCCGGACCCAGCCTGTTGCCGACTGCACACAAACGGCTCTCATCGGTCTTGCATCAACATTCATATACAACCACAACGCACACGCAGccagtactgtactgtactaAACAAATTTATTTGGTATTATGTTTGTATACATGCAGAGTGACCCACCAAATCACCCTACAAAAGGTAGCAACAGTGGATTTGTCGACATGGAACGCCGATTGATAAGCTTTCCGTACAAATACAAGTACAATGATCCATTCCCTCGTCGTTGTCATAGTAAAAAGTAAAATGAAAATTGAGATAGACCCAAACCTGCATCCCTAAACGCCTTGCTAAAGGACATGTCCGCCTTTGCTCCCCCGTATCGCTTTCATTCTGCCCAGTTCTCTCTTTGTAGCCTCGTTCCACCTTGCCGTGCCCGCAACGCACACCCTTAAAGGTACGGCATCCACAGAGCATCGCACTGCGCCAGGTTCATTGGGTTgacagccttggcaatggcatcaatcaCCGTCTGGTTCGCCGGCAAGTTGCCGGATGGATTGTGAGCCAAGCTGGCCGCCCTCTTGACAATCGAGTCGCTGTTAACCTGGACAGAGTCGCGTAGCTGGCTTTCACTGATCCCGTTTCGGTGGCTGCTCGTGAGCCAGAAAATCATTTCGTCTCGCACAAAGAGCGTGAGTGCATGCTCCAGCTCATGTTCTGGCTCCGTGAGGCAGCGAGCAATGGCCATCAGCGAGCAGGCATAGATGCCCTCAGTCGCCAACGGACCCATGAGAACCTGCAGGTTGGGTGTCAGGCGGAACGGGACCGGCTCCGGGTTGTGGAAGAAGGGCTTGGAGGCGCTCATGAACGACATGAGCTCCGATCCCCAAATGTTGCCTGAGCCCCGTGCgatgttgatcttggcagGGTACCGGTTGTGCATGTACAAAATGTACGTCATAAACGTGAGGGCCGCGAGCTGATATGAGAATTGCCTCCGGAAGAGCCAGAACTCTGCAAACTGCGGGAACACCTGCTGAAAGTATTCCAGCGCGACCGTAGACGGCACCCACTTCTCCTGAACGGCGTTGAACACTTCCAGCCTTGCTGGCGGAGTCAGCTCGGGTTTGCCCTGCTTGAAAAAAACACCAATGTTAGCTTTTccgtcttggtcgtcgcCGGGACGTCCCCTGGGCTCTATAAATTACATACCTGGCTCTTGCTCTCAAGCACACCACGCAACTTCTCAAGCGTGAACAGGACCGGGTCATCCTTGGAAAAGCCCATGCGGCGACAGTGATCTTCGTAGACTGCCTGCAGCGTGACATACGAGGTGTCCTCTTGGACAATTCTTATGTGGGGGGCAAGAGGAACCATCAGCGGCAGAGTGAACTGCAAGTCTCGGCGGCGGCTCTCCTTTTTCCGTCCTAGGGTCTGGTTGAGATGTCTAAACAGTTGCAGAATCCTCTCCTCGCGTCTGCAATGGCGCGCCGCCGGGTGCTGCACCGCCCACGAGTGCACGCTGCCGTCGTGGCCGCGCATCTTGAGGCGGCGGTACGACGTGCTGTACGAGCGGACCAAGTCCACGTTTGGCAAGAACCTCTCTATGCGGATGAAATCCTGATTCTTATCCTTGTGCTGCAGGTACTGGCCGGGGATCTCCACCTCGTCAAACTTTTGATATCGGAATTCGCTCAGGTGTGGAGAAAAGGACTCGAGGGGTGTGTGGGCGACGCGACGATCTAGCTTCTCTTCAAACTTGGTACGCCAGCGGCGCAGTTTGTGGATGTATTCGTACATTGTTGGCTTGACGTCCACAAAGTCGGCCTCAAACGACTTCTTGATGTGGTTTGGCAGAATCGTCTCTGCAAACCGCGTAATGTTGGTCTCGGTCGCAGAGGGCAGCTTGACGCTCTTGGCAAACGAAGCCGGCGTGCGGCTGACATAGGTCAGGGCATCGTTGAGCAGGGCCACAATCAGTCGGTAGGCGTCCTCGTCTGGCGGGCACTTGAAGTGCTTTTGAATCTGATCCACCATGGTCTCCATCGACAGGGCGAGCAGGGGGAAAGCCGTCTTGAGGACAGACATGATTTCCTCGGTGAGTTCCCAGGGCATCTTCTTGTGATTCGGGTTGGTCGATGTGGCCTGGTCCGGCTGCTTctgggcggcggcagcggtgGCGGGAGTTGGCGTGGACGCATTGGCCGTGGCTGGCGTGCCGGCAGAGGCGGCAGCATCACCGCCTTCCGTCTTGACTTGTCCGGCAGCGTCTCCCTCGGTCGCTGTGCCTGGTcgtgaggatgaggcgcCTCCGTCTGCGGCTGCCTTGGGCGGCTCGGTCTTGGTTTGCAGAGGAGACGACGAATTCGCCTTGCCATTGGAGGCCATGGAGTGAGCGCGCTGTTGACGAGCCCGTTCCTTGGCCTCCTGATTCTTCTTGATGATGTTCATGTCCTCGCGGTTCGTGCGCAGCAGGAAATACAGTGCCTGCGGATACgacttggcaatggaaacAAGAATCTGGTACACGCGGGGTGCTTCCTTGTGGCCCAGTCCGGTAAGCAGCTGCGGGATAAAGGTGATCCAGTACCACACCGGCGTCTCGCccttgaagtcgtcaaagCCCATGGCAATCGTGCCCTTGGAGTCGTCCAGGCTAAGAAGCCACAGAATGCGAGCGAGCAGCTTGCGAGACTTGGCATTCTTGTAGCTCCCGGCCGCCTGGAGATATGAAGTCAGCGCCTGTCGAGCCGCGTTCAAGTCGGTCGGGTCCTCCTTGAATTTCCTGTCGTTGAAGTAGCCCCATTCCGCCCACGCCTTGGGGGCACCAATGTCAAAGTAGAGCGCAGTGCCGTACGCGTTGTCCGCCTCGTCCTTTTGgttgagcttctccaggAACATGCCCTTGAGGGTGTAGAATTCAGCCTTTTGCTGAGGGTTGAAGTAGTtcaagttggtgttgttgatcACGTCCAGGCCACTCGACAGCTCTTCGGGGTTCTCGTAATGACACTTGGCCTGCTCTCTGAGCTTGAGAAACGCTTCCTGAATTTCTATGTTTGGCAGCGTGTAAATGCGGCTAAGCTGGCTGATGCACACTTCCGGGAGGCTGTGCTTGCGCGCCACATGGGCGAATCGGTTGATGATCCAGGCCGTCTCGTGGTATCCCCGGTAGGCAAACGAAGAGGCGCCCCCGGCATTCTGCTGGCCCTGCTGGGGGAGCAGCTGCAGGTACGTCTGGTTGATGAGACTGAAAATGTGTTGCCGCCAGGTGACGAGATCCTGCCACGCGGTGATGTCGTCCCAGACGTTGGGCAGCCGGTCGCGCCACGCGCccaggagcagcttgagctctCCAGACTTGAGGTCCAGGTTGGACGAGTTTGTGTTCGCCAGGGACTGGCAAATGACGCTGGCATCGTGAAGCTCAACGAGCTGCTGAAAGTTTTGCAGCAGTGGAATGTGCGCGTTTGTCAGCCGCTCGGGAAGCTGATGCCACTTGCGGATCGACAGCTGGATGGCCTCGTCGCAGACCCTGGCAAAGTCGTTGCCGCTCTCTTGCTGGTTGTGGAACTTGAGCAGGGACATGAAGGCCTGGAAGAAGGCCCGTCGCGGAGTGGGCGCGTCCATGACCCCCTTGATGACATTGTCCAGCGCCTCGCGGTGCTGGGCGTCTTGCCACATCTCCGTGTTGCGCCAGGCACACTCGAGGAGCAGGTCTTGGAAGTTCTCgtgcttggcaaagtcttGCAGAATCTCCCACTGCTGCAGCTTCTGCGCGCACAGCACCCAGTGGTCCTCCCAGAGCATGTACTCGGCCTGGGAAAAGGGTATGACCCCCGTGCGGGCCTTGATTTGGGCATTCTCGTAGAGCTTCTGCGCCTTGTCCCACATGCCATTCTGCTCATAGGAGAGCCCTGCGTTCGTCTCCACGAATTGGCACCGACGTCGCCACGTGCCGTAGAACAAGTCGTCCTCTTGCAGCGAGGCATACAACTCGACCAGCGCGTCCAGGTTGCTCTCCCTGACGGTGGCGGATTCAATCTCCGGTCTCATGGCGGCGTTCTCGAGCTGCACCAGGGCCGTGTACCACGCATCGTACGTcttggcttcaaacttcAGGACGTGAGGCGGCAGCCTGCAGTCCGGCCACGTCTTGGCGGCTCCCTCCACCAGCGACTGCACGACATTGGGCCGCTTGTCGATTTGACGGCTGTGGTAGTCCTTGGTCAGGAGGGCCACCATGCCGCGCTCAAGGTCCGCGCGTTCGTCCCGCACGGTGGCGGACCAGTACATGGGGAAGATGGTGATCCAGAGTTGGTGTGCCAGCTGGTTGTCGACATGCTGAAGCTGCATCAGTGGCTCGACAATGTCTCGAACCTTGACGTCGCCGAGCTCGGACACAAAACGCCGGTGGCCGGCCATGAACGCCTCAAATTTGTCGTCGGGCATCAAGTTTGGTTCCCTGCTGTCCTTGTCTCTGGGATACACTACGGCGAGCTGCGAGGCCGAGATGACCTTGAAGTCGTCGTGGTGAAGCTGGATGTTTGTGTTTTGCTCGACGGCACCCAGCAAGAGCTGCGAGGCCTGCGCCAGCCAGTACGAGTCGGCCAGGGTGTCCCAGTTCTGCGAGGTCAAGACGTAGGACAGCCGGACGCTGGCagtctttgacaagctcttgtcaaagatggacatgaagcggTTGCGCATCTCGACGTCCGTCGCCCGCGTGCCAATGAGAAAGGCGTGCTCCATCCGCACCGTCAGCTCGGTCCGGGTAATCTTGGGGTCTTCGTATATGCGAATGACGAGGTCCAGAAACTTTTGCAGCATGGTGGGATCGCTTCGGTGTTCAAAAGAGAGCATCTTATGCAAGACAGCAGTCTTTTCCTTGAGCGTGGGCCACGTCCCCTCGGACCGAAATACCCATCCCTCCACCATGGTCAGGATTTCTGTGCAGAGCTCAATGTGCATCGACTTTTCGACGAGCGTGGCGAGCACGCTGAGAAACGGTCGCCTGTTGTCGCCCAGGGTTTCCATTCGCAGGGCCACGGTTTGAATCTCCTTAATCATGAGCTTGGTCTGGATTTCCAGATCGTACGCACTCATCTCGCCGGCCGGTGAGTTGCCGTCCTGGCCGCGGTTCCCCTGGCTGGCCGCCTGGCTGGCCGCCGCGTTGTAGTGCTGGACGTGCTCCCGCGCGTGCTTGCTCTGCAGGGCCTTCATCAGCGACGGAATGTGCTGGTCAATGACGGCCGGCTTGCGGTTGCCGATGGACCAGAGCAGGCTGACGCCGGAAATGTACGAGCTGCTGTTCATCGCCTCGGTGGCCGCCTGGGACAGGTACGAGACAATCTCCGACGTCTGCACTTCGGGCTCGCCATCGGCGTCCGCGTCTTCCATGGGGGTGTCCTCGGGCACCGCGTCGAGCACTCGCTTGACGATGGACTTGAGATCGCGGCCATCGTCGTACTCCTTGTCCGCGAGATGCAGGCAATCTTGAATCTCTGGGTTCTCGCATTTGAGGCACTTTTCCAGCACCTTTTGCACGGCGGCGACATTCTTTTGCACCCACTCATCCGACTTGAAATTGAGAACAATGCGCACAACTTGCAGCGTGTTGATAATGTTTGTGAGAAACTTCTCGTCGTACTTTTCCTTGTCGGTTGGATCGGCAGTGAGGATGACCTGCGTCTTGTCGCTGCCCAGGATGACGTCGGTGACATTTGGAAACAGATCAAGCTCCAAGTCGCCCCAGTACTGGGGCTGCACCAAGTTGTAGAGCAAAGTCATGGCCCTCTTGCACAATTCTGTGCTTTGCGGAGGCAGGGGCAAGGAGGGCGTGCTGTGTTCTCGGGGCTTGGCCGAGGGAAGCTGGTATCGTTCGTTGAGCTGGGCAATGAATTCAACGAGATACTTGATCATCTTTTGCCGCAAGACCGGGGGAATCTGGTACTCATTCACCGGTGCAGCCTGTCGTACGGTGGGTGGCGAGGACATCGGCTgatcgccgccgccgctgccgccatccagcttcctcttcctggtTGTCGGCGATTCGGACGGGTCGCGACCCATGATCGGTGAGCCCGGCCGGCCCTCGACACGCCACTGCTCCCACTGCCAAATCAACCACATCATGTTCATCGCCAGCTTCTTACTCTCGTGCGACGGGTTGGGAGGCACAGCCACCTTTCTAAGGGAGCTGATGAGCGGCAAGACGTACTTGTCTCGGGCGTCGTAGAAGAGGTCTGGGTGTCTAACCAGGAAGTGAAAGATGCTGGTCATCTGCTGGGCGTTTTGGCCCTCGTCTGCGAGGATGCGGCGTGGTGCGACGGCCCAGGCGGCGTTGCGTTCGTTCGGCCCGCCTCCGCACCGTTTGGGCAAAACGGGGGCGATGAGCTCCAGCGCCTGCGTTACGAGAGCCCGGCCTTCGTTCTGGTTCGTCTTGAGCAGCGACAGGTACACCTGGCTGACAATCTTGGGGGGCGTCTCGTAGTGAGCAATGAAGTAACCAATGACGACGTAGGCGGCGTGCTTGTTGATGACG is a window of Pochonia chlamydosporia 170 chromosome 5, whole genome shotgun sequence DNA encoding:
- a CDS encoding phosphatidylinositol 3- and 4-kinase; protein product: MSGTTIDDVVKRLSTADIDARLKLEAATTLRDSLEHYTSGPIYTPFLKRLMPIFINILRGPCIFQSNSPEQKLRHCILEVLHRLPTTNSPVEPFEPYAEEIVDLLMQLVRTDNEEIATLCVKVTSDVMRHQFKVLQGKVQPFLSLIQELFEQMEKVVREQLDSVAPSAASQPGAPSTPGGSQTNFQSPRPGSPVASVSDLGADPQQQNRPLLKGMQSFKVLSECPIIVVSIFQVYRAAVPQNVKAFVPLIKRVLLIEASAQKQAHAEAAARGQIHTGVSHGIKAEQRAAYGDFITAQVKTMSFLAYLLRQYSQQLNDFLPTLPEVVELLIAIRHIINYNFRKIFLPKIDELLDERTLTGDGLTVYETMRPLAYSMLADLIHHVRDSLSPEQIRKTVEVYTRNLQDNFPGTSFQTMSAKLLLNMAECIAKLPNKVDARHYLMMILNAIGDKFASMNRQYPNAVKLSKQYQAEAGTQETYLADKESRPDWDETDIFSAVPIKISNPRDRGADPVVDNKFLFRNLMNGLKNTFYQLRTCNIGKPIDPQNAPSHWTDVSYGFTAEEVKVIIKLFREGAYVFRYYEIEKPAAESQYVSPVEYMANFYMVSSTKEEKDLLETFATVFHCIDPATFHEVFQQEIPRLYDMIFEHTGLLHIPQFFLASEATSPSFCGMLLQFLMEHIDEVGSADVKKSSILLRLFKLAFMAVTLFAQQNEQVLLPHVVNIVTKSIELSTKAEEPMNYFLLLRSLFRSIGGGKFEQLYKQILPLLEMLLDVLNNLLMAARKPSERDLYVELCLTVPARLSHLLPHLSFLMRPLVVALRAGTELVGQGLRTLELCVDNLTADYLDPIMAPVIDELMTALFNHLRPHPYSHFHAHTTMRILGKLGGRNRKFMTGAVPLEYRGYADDPSSFDLRLIGSKKDRAFPADLGIDSAIQKLMEVPKMGKNSQNLRAYDEYYKKQALHLIMSQVRLRVGHDQLPDDLPRIVRLQAQDLLARKLDMNFAPFEVTNREKSIPKKDEQDKITKQLIKAVMFAHSLAAASKDEADAFLMDLCRHFALIEVGRSLVDLKRNFSPFDPKAGEGPLCIDTRIMSDAIVESLASDHPDVRDAAKKAIRELYRSTGIILGSESAVGRLPLFSHLSSTFCHSCYEEEWFTKTGGSLGINFLLTELDFGDTWVASKQMEFIRALMYVIKDMPQDLPEKTRCLAQTSLEVLLRRITKNIKKEDALPVQTQPGQPPVKQSRLAQICMQFSNELSHMNKFVRETARNSLSLVAKAAGCEVWELLEPYKERFLQPIYSKPLRALPFSIQIGYINAMTYHMSLKNDWVKFDDNLNRLLMESLALADANDESLANKPAEYRTHDHIVNLRVSCIKLLSTAMTFEEFANNPIKGKILSVFFKCLYSESKPTIAAANDALKSVLTVDRRLPKDLLQGGLRPVLQSLSDPKRLSVHGLDNLSRLLKLLTSYFKVEIGARLLDQIDSVVEPSAWQQISFTFFEQHQHMKVITAILHIFHLLPAPAEAFKERLIDCFLGLEEKLRRTIQSPFRQPMYLYLNRYPKEIWTFLLGRLDELKYGRLLAQVLRHPDSGPLRDAAVEGLGALMTKCNELAGQGNEKKFIGIVNAVHILDSISHFPNTTAWLDKKENTTWLKAMGKELEGHIRSYTLPAALRLPAYQAAEQLMNVLVKSLERSPRDLDALFNLIELVTSSELRATHSLFAFIYDNIITSESMEFWKSTFLRCLDAYAGKSASNKTKHFLLHYVANPIVAMDVMRHWNQPDQTKAQRLMDRPVMDAISSKIWKVHPDMSPDDQSQPGIDHTRFEVLQLSAMLVKYHHAALQEARKDIIKFGWTFIRLEDVINKHAAYVVIGYFIAHYETPPKIVSQVYLSLLKTNQNEGRALVTQALELIAPVLPKRCGGGPNERNAAWAVAPRRILADEGQNAQQMTSIFHFLVRHPDLFYDARDKYVLPLISSLRKVAVPPNPSHESKKLAMNMMWLIWQWEQWRVEGRPGSPIMGRDPSESPTTRKRKLDGGSGGGDQPMSSPPTVRQAAPVNEYQIPPVLRQKMIKYLVEFIAQLNERYQLPSAKPREHSTPSLPLPPQSTELCKRAMTLLYNLVQPQYWGDLELDLFPNVTDVILGSDKTQVILTADPTDKEKYDEKFLTNIINTLQVVRIVLNFKSDEWVQKNVAAVQKVLEKCLKCENPEIQDCLHLADKEYDDGRDLKSIVKRVLDAVPEDTPMEDADADGEPEVQTSEIVSYLSQAATEAMNSSSYISGVSLLWSIGNRKPAVIDQHIPSLMKALQSKHAREHVQHYNAAASQAASQGNRGQDGNSPAGEMSAYDLEIQTKLMIKEIQTVALRMETLGDNRRPFLSVLATLVEKSMHIELCTEILTMVEGWVFRSEGTWPTLKEKTAVLHKMLSFEHRSDPTMLQKFLDLVIRIYEDPKITRTELTVRMEHAFLIGTRATDVEMRNRFMSIFDKSLSKTASVRLSYVLTSQNWDTLADSYWLAQASQLLLGAVEQNTNIQLHHDDFKVISASQLAVVYPRDKDSREPNLMPDDKFEAFMAGHRRFVSELGDVKVRDIVEPLMQLQHVDNQLAHQLWITIFPMYWSATVRDERADLERGMVALLTKDYHSRQIDKRPNVVQSLVEGAAKTWPDCRLPPHVLKFEAKTYDAWYTALVQLENAAMRPEIESATVRESNLDALVELYASLQEDDLFYGTWRRRCQFVETNAGLSYEQNGMWDKAQKLYENAQIKARTGVIPFSQAEYMLWEDHWVLCAQKLQQWEILQDFAKHENFQDLLLECAWRNTEMWQDAQHREALDNVIKGVMDAPTPRRAFFQAFMSLLKFHNQQESGNDFARVCDEAIQLSIRKWHQLPERLTNAHIPLLQNFQQLVELHDASVICQSLANTNSSNLDLKSGELKLLLGAWRDRLPNVWDDITAWQDLVTWRQHIFSLINQTYLQLLPQQGQQNAGGASSFAYRGYHETAWIINRFAHVARKHSLPEVCISQLSRIYTLPNIEIQEAFLKLREQAKCHYENPEELSSGLDVINNTNLNYFNPQQKAEFYTLKGMFLEKLNQKDEADNAYGTALYFDIGAPKAWAEWGYFNDRKFKEDPTDLNAARQALTSYLQAAGSYKNAKSRKLLARILWLLSLDDSKGTIAMGFDDFKGETPVWYWITFIPQLLTGLGHKEAPRVYQILVSIAKSYPQALYFLLRTNREDMNIIKKNQEAKERARQQRAHSMASNGKANSSSPLQTKTEPPKAAADGGASSSRPGTATEGDAAGQVKTEGGDAAASAGTPATANASTPTPATAAAAQKQPDQATSTNPNHKKMPWELTEEIMSVLKTAFPLLALSMETMVDQIQKHFKCPPDEDAYRLIVALLNDALTYVSRTPASFAKSVKLPSATETNITRFAETILPNHIKKSFEADFVDVKPTMYEYIHKLRRWRTKFEEKLDRRVAHTPLESFSPHLSEFRYQKFDEVEIPGQYLQHKDKNQDFIRIERFLPNVDLVRSYSTSYRRLKMRGHDGSVHSWAVQHPAARHCRREERILQLFRHLNQTLGRKKESRRRDLQFTLPLMVPLAPHIRIVQEDTSYVTLQAVYEDHCRRMGFSKDDPVLFTLEKLRGVLESKSQGKPELTPPARLEVFNAVQEKWVPSTVALEYFQQVFPQFAEFWLFRRQFSYQLAALTFMTYILYMHNRYPAKINIARGSGNIWGSELMSFMSASKPFFHNPEPVPFRLTPNLQVLMGPLATEGIYACSLMAIARCLTEPEHELEHALTLFVRDEMIFWLTSSHRNGISESQLRDSVQVNSDSIVKRAASLAHNPSGNLPANQTVIDAIAKAVNPMNLAQCDALWMPYL